GTTGAATCTGTATGCATCGGTTGGGTATGGCTTTCCTATTGGAGGGCGGTATGTTGATTCGACCTACAAATATGACAGCGGCAACAACCCTCTGACTGATGAAATGGACGATCATTACTTGAATATCGGCCGGGGGATTAAGCTGGATATCGGTGCGGCATATCGGGTTATGGAAAATATCGATGCGCGGCTTGGGCTGGAATACTCCGGCGGAGTGCCGTCAATTACAAAGGAAGTCGAGAGTATAGACGGGGTAGGGGGGACAACGACCTCCAAATATAAATATTCACAATTCGGCATAAAACTGTATGCGGTACCGAATTTCAGAATCGTTGAACTTCTTGATATGTATCTGGGCGTAGGCGCCGGAGTGTTTTTCAATTTTACTTCCATGGAAATCGTTCGTACCACCGACGGACCCGATAAATACGAAGCAAAAGTAGATTTTAAAAATAAACCATCCTTTGCCTTTCTCGGATTGATTGGCGCAAATTATCCCCTCAATGATTTTGCATGGCTCTTTACTGAAATCAATTTTGCCGCCATGAATGTGACCGCAAAGGAGCGAGAAGTCGAAAGCTCCGATTTCCCTTCAAATGTCAATGAGGATATGCGGTTGACCAGCGGTACGGTTGATATTTACGAGAAAGGTGCCCATGACCGTTTCGCTCCGGTAAAAACGCCGGCCTCCAATTTCGCAATCAAAGCGGGAATCAGATTTTTTGTTCTATAAACAGATGTCCGAACAGTTCCCCCTTTTATTATGGCATGGATTAAGGGCTTGTTGGGAAAAAGTTCCTTGTCCAAATCTTCCGAAAAATGTACTATTGTAGTAGTAGCCTGTTCTGCGGGAATACGTAAGGCGTTTGAAGGAGAACTCTATGAATGGTCCCAATGTATATGAGCATATTTTTGTTAGTAATAAATCGCCTCAGGAGCTTTTTAATGAAGTTGCTCATATCTGTTCATTGATTGACCCTTCACTGAACACGCCTTTTCTGAAAGAAGTATATAATGATATCGTCGCCCTTTTCAGGGGTGAGTATGAAGGGTATCGGGAGTGCACTACGCGGTATCATGATCTGTCGCATACGCTTGGCGTTTTTCTGGCCATGGCCCGTCTGATTCACGGAGCAGTGGTGACCGGCGAGCTGAAAGAAAAATCCAGTATTATCAACGGATTGATAGCCTCACTTTTCCATGATGCTGGTCTTATTCAAGAGCAGGGTGAGCGCGAGGGGACCGGGGCGTCCCATTCATCGGACCATGAACGGCGGGGTATCGAATTTATGCGGTCCTATCTCGGTGCAAAAAATTATTCCCCCCGGGGGATAGAAAATATCAGCCATATAATCACAAGAACAAATCTGACTCTCTCTCCGGATCAAATTCCGGATCTTCCCGCCGATGTCGAGTTGCTGTGCAAGTGTATGGGGACCGCAGATCTTATTGCCCAGATGGCCGACCGGTTGTATCTCGAAAAGCTGCTCTATCTGTACCGCGAATTCGAAGAGGCCGGCGTGCGGGGGTTTATCTCCGAACTCGACCTTTTAAAGAAAACCGAAGCCTTTTATAAGGATCTTTCGCAAAATCGCCTGAAACGTGATCTGGGTAATATTACTCCCCTTCTCCGTGATCATTTCAGAGCGCGCTTCGGGATCGACCGCAATCTTTATCAGGAATATATCGATAAAAATATCGGTTACCTCAAGACAATCCTGGAGTCGCACGAAGATGATTACCGTCGTATGCTCCGCCGTGGCGGTATCGTGGCGACGCTCAAGGATGATTTTATTTAATTTCTTAAAAAACCATCGCATTTCTCCTGCACTTACTCATATTTGCACGGTGTTTTTTTCCTGCACTTTCCATATCGCCACTTCCGAGCCCCGATATTCCGCTGGCCTGGGAAGATGATGCGGTTACCGATTCTTCACTGGTTATCACGCGGAAATCCACGATTCACGCGGTCAACCTTGACGCCGAATCATTCCGCGACCTCTATCCGGATATCGAGAAAGTAAACAGTATCAACCATTCTCTTATACTATTCGACTAGTGTACCGTCCGATAATCGAGGAGAATTTATCGGTGGATGATTTTGTTCATCAGCGAGGCGCGAAAGAGGCGAATACTGGGCGTATTCAACGATTGAGCAACGAAGCAGGTGGACAAAAGGGCCACCGAGAGACCTTCATCAATTGTCGAACGGGACACTAGTGTACTGTATCTGTCTATGAGCATATTACCCGACCGGTGAGGCCTACCGATAAAATTTGGCCGTTCTTAATTTTTCTCCGCCCGCGGTAATGACACAGAAATACGCTCCTGTGCCGGGAGTGATTGCTCGGTGCTTCCAGGTGACAACCCCATTTTCGCGGGGAAGGTTTTCAAATGAATGGATCAGTTTACCATTAGGAGAATAAACGGCCAGACCGATACCGGTGTGGTGTGATGCGATGTTATAGGAAAAGGTCACCTTTCCATTCCGGGTCACGACATCGAGAGCGGATGTTCCTGATAATGTATGATACAGGGACCGCCGCACCGGCGTGCAGACATCGGTAACTGTATCGTAGGTAACGGTAAACAGCGTATAGGTCGTTTTAAGCGTGCAGGGCGGCTGCTTTACAAAAGTAATCGGGATGGTAAACGGTACAGTTTGATACGTCCCCGACAGGGTCACTACCGCCGAATCACATTCTCCGGAAACTGTTCGTGTCATTCCCATTCCTGTGGTGTCGATAGGAAGCATTGCCGGGACATATTGAAAGAGAACGGTGCTGTCGGAAAGACATTCATCCATGATGTTTTGACCGAAGAGCAGTGATGTCAAAAGGAATATGTACGCACCTCCGCGTAAAAGTCTGTGTGTCATTGGCCCCTCCTTAGTGAGATGATTACCGATTATCTTTATGCCCTCAGTATAAATATATATCACCAATCCGGAATATCAAATGATACAGGGCTTATCCGGTGCTCTCCGAAAATCCGGTTTTACGCGCCTTTCCGACCAGCATATGACAGGTAACCGGGATTCCTTGGGGTGTCCTGTGGAGAGTATCATATTCTCTACAAAAAGAAAAAAGCTTTTTTGGATTCAGACGATTGCCCTGGAGCGCCGTACTTCCGGTGCCGACAAAGCTTTTCAGCGCGGCGAGTGGGGTAGGGTAGTGAAAGGTTATCCGCAGTTCTTCCCGGCTCAGAATATCAAATCCGGACCGGCTGAAAAGAGTTTCACACTCGGGTAGGGAGAACAGTCTGATCGGGTTTTTCACCCCATATTTTGTCTGGAGCTGTTGAAGTTCGTGGAATGAATTGTTCAGAAATACTGCAAAAAGAAGGTGCCCCCGGGAATTGAGGACCGCATTGATTGCTCTCAGCGCTCTGGATGGTTCGGTAAGCCACTGGAGAACCGATGCCATTACCGCTACGGCAAAGGTCCCCGAATGGAGGGGAAGCGATTCTATGTCGGCTACAATCGCCGGAGCGGGCGGTTGCCTTTGGGTTCTTGCTTTCTGAAGGCATTGGGGAGCTATGTCCAGATAAAAAATGTTCCGGGAGTGGGGAATGCCGGCAATTGTTTCGAACAACCCTGTCCCGCATCCCAGATCGATCCAGGGAGAGGTATCGGCGGGGAGTTCGCGGGCATAGCCAGCCAGCTTCTCTAATGCCGTTTGCTGAATTGCGGCATATTCACCATAGGTGCCGGCTTTGTTCGAAAAGGACCGCGCAATACGCTTTTTATCGGGAATCTGCGGAGCCATTGGTATGTAAAATAGTTGAAGACCCAGGGAAAGAAAGAGAGAAAAGCAACAATGTCTGTTTCTGTTTTTGCCTGTGCCCCCCAAGTATGGGGGGCGGGCGGAGCCCGGGGGGTTGGGCTTTCAGGAAAAGCATTTTCATAGCTGGGTTTTAGCATGGTCCCGACCGGGGGAGGGAATAGACCCCCAGGCCCTACCAGAATCATACAT
The Chitinivibrionales bacterium genome window above contains:
- a CDS encoding methyltransferase domain-containing protein — translated: MAPQIPDKKRIARSFSNKAGTYGEYAAIQQTALEKLAGYARELPADTSPWIDLGCGTGLFETIAGIPHSRNIFYLDIAPQCLQKARTQRQPPAPAIVADIESLPLHSGTFAVAVMASVLQWLTEPSRALRAINAVLNSRGHLLFAVFLNNSFHELQQLQTKYGVKNPIRLFSLPECETLFSRSGFDILSREELRITFHYPTPLAALKSFVGTGSTALQGNRLNPKKLFSFCREYDTLHRTPQGIPVTCHMLVGKARKTGFSESTG